From the Exiguobacterium aurantiacum genome, one window contains:
- a CDS encoding VOC family protein gives MKQIHHICIQTTDYEASKRFYEALGFELVQESPDFHTRAFNSWLKLGDFYIELQTAKGDETLSPYSKHVAGPVHFALYVDDLETEVRRLEDLGVTFLPKHGGNIYFVVDGHLSKLKAPEGTIIELRDTFFIK, from the coding sequence ATGAAACAAATCCATCACATCTGTATTCAAACAACCGACTATGAGGCGTCCAAACGATTTTATGAGGCGCTCGGCTTCGAACTCGTTCAGGAGTCACCCGACTTCCACACCCGAGCATTCAACAGCTGGCTCAAACTCGGCGACTTCTATATCGAGCTCCAAACGGCGAAAGGGGACGAGACGTTGTCGCCTTATTCAAAGCACGTGGCCGGCCCGGTCCACTTCGCGCTTTATGTCGATGATCTCGAAACAGAAGTGCGGCGCCTCGAGGACCTCGGTGTAACGTTTCTACCAAAGCACGGCGGGAATATCTATTTCGTCGTTGATGGCCACTTAAGTAAACTGAAAGCCCCTGAAGGCACGATTATCGAGCTGCGGGACACGTTTTTCATCAAGTGA
- a CDS encoding methyl-accepting chemotaxis protein: MIILFFLSYPIMGVLYWMGELAGQGAVNFILIGGVIQAASWLGHRFYVEHTWLKYGLVTLMYIAASAIILTLPGTAIQNIVFLYIVLMLMYLNRHLVLYGSILALIVSVGAVLIGRFSFETPLDLVIWFTVLTMALSGAYFVSFFGAKLLHETFTQQEKSEQHASEIELTMAKTTASATTLHGAVFTMNDSVDSVTNASEQVTEQIGLMTKRTSEQAGLIQNVASQIRSTVQAFERMQQQLQETTSQVSGVLQDAHVSHENMDSTERSLAELNLSISEVNHAFKGLAERFQEVRTITGTIQQISSQTNLLSLNASIEAARAGEHGKGFAVVASEIRNLSAQTAQASSQINDIIQLVMQEVQVTERAIDGSTERLSTQEEQVRKSGTSILSMIQTTGTVASTVDETSTQLQVVASELNKVHQVTSQMSALMTALEVNSQDVHVLTMSQQEALASLKDQIEELNEIANELV, translated from the coding sequence GTGATTATTTTATTTTTCCTCTCTTATCCGATCATGGGTGTTTTGTATTGGATGGGGGAGCTCGCGGGGCAAGGCGCAGTCAATTTTATTCTGATAGGTGGTGTCATTCAAGCCGCATCGTGGCTGGGCCATCGCTTCTATGTGGAACATACTTGGTTGAAGTATGGGCTCGTCACGTTGATGTACATTGCAGCTTCAGCAATTATCTTGACGCTGCCAGGTACTGCGATTCAAAATATCGTCTTTCTGTATATCGTATTGATGTTGATGTACTTGAATCGGCATCTTGTGCTGTACGGCAGCATTCTCGCGCTTATCGTATCGGTCGGAGCTGTATTGATTGGGCGCTTTTCATTTGAAACGCCGCTCGATCTCGTCATTTGGTTCACTGTGCTCACAATGGCTTTGTCTGGCGCATACTTTGTGTCATTCTTTGGTGCGAAGTTGTTACATGAGACGTTCACGCAACAAGAAAAGTCAGAACAACACGCTAGCGAAATCGAGCTAACGATGGCGAAGACGACAGCGAGTGCGACCACACTTCATGGGGCCGTCTTCACGATGAATGATTCAGTCGACTCTGTCACAAATGCTTCGGAGCAAGTGACAGAACAAATCGGTTTGATGACGAAACGGACGTCGGAACAAGCAGGTCTGATTCAAAACGTCGCTTCGCAAATTCGTTCAACTGTACAGGCGTTTGAGCGGATGCAACAACAGCTCCAGGAGACGACGTCTCAAGTGAGTGGGGTCTTGCAGGACGCTCATGTATCGCATGAAAATATGGACTCGACAGAACGGTCGCTCGCTGAACTGAACTTAAGTATCAGTGAAGTCAATCATGCGTTTAAAGGATTGGCGGAGCGTTTCCAAGAAGTGCGGACCATCACGGGTACGATCCAGCAGATTTCGTCTCAGACGAACCTGCTGTCGCTCAACGCTTCAATTGAAGCAGCGCGAGCGGGGGAACACGGAAAAGGATTTGCAGTCGTCGCGTCCGAAATTCGGAATCTATCGGCTCAAACGGCCCAAGCCTCATCTCAAATCAATGATATTATCCAACTCGTCATGCAGGAGGTGCAAGTGACGGAACGTGCAATCGATGGTAGTACAGAACGTTTATCGACGCAGGAAGAACAAGTACGTAAGAGCGGAACATCGATTCTCTCCATGATCCAAACGACAGGAACGGTCGCAAGCACCGTGGATGAGACGTCGACACAGCTCCAAGTCGTCGCATCAGAACTGAACAAAGTTCACCAAGTGACTTCCCAAATGTCGGCACTAATGACAGCGCTCGAAGTGAACAGTCAAGACGTTCATGTGCTGACGATGTCACAGCAAGAAGCGTTAGCTTCGTTGAAAGATCAAATTGAAGAACTGAACGAGATTGCGAACGAACTCGTCTAA
- a CDS encoding putative quinol monooxygenase: MAITITAILKAHPGKEDELRQALDEVIPSSRQEEGCLTYVLHESIDAPGTFVFYEQYEDETALDHHINSPHYQAYRKAAETLLAVRDVYRLREV; the protein is encoded by the coding sequence ATGGCAATTACAATCACCGCTATCTTGAAGGCACATCCGGGGAAAGAGGACGAGTTACGGCAAGCGCTCGATGAGGTCATCCCCTCGTCGAGACAAGAAGAGGGATGTTTGACGTATGTGCTCCATGAGTCGATCGACGCCCCAGGTACGTTTGTGTTTTATGAGCAATATGAAGACGAGACGGCGCTCGACCATCACATCAACTCACCACATTATCAAGCATACCGAAAGGCAGCCGAGACGCTGCTCGCCGTCCGTGATGTGTATCGTCTGCGTGAAGTCTGA
- a CDS encoding VOC family protein, which translates to MITQSIIPCIWFEGDVEAIAEWYVSKFPDSFVDYTTKLTDTPSGETTVVTVSLAGQFFQLLGAGPLKERNPSISYMVAFPTSEEVETLWNELVEGAEVLMPLDTYDFSERYGWLKDKHGVSWQIMHSGGMDIQTVTPCFLFVGDVFGRAEAAMNDWISIFPDSYVLEDHLIRYEATDGPELEGKLNYARFVLSGREFVTMDSAENHQFAFNEMQSLIAFCETQAEIDDYWAKLSAVSEAEQCGWLQDRYGVSWQIVPWEMEEMLTTGTKEQLARVTEAFLPMKKIDVKALRNVY; encoded by the coding sequence ATGATTACCCAATCGATTATCCCGTGCATTTGGTTTGAAGGTGACGTCGAGGCGATTGCGGAGTGGTACGTGTCGAAGTTTCCGGATTCATTCGTCGACTATACGACGAAACTGACGGATACACCTTCCGGGGAGACGACGGTTGTGACCGTCTCGCTGGCAGGACAGTTCTTTCAACTGCTCGGGGCGGGTCCGTTGAAGGAACGCAACCCGTCCATCTCGTATATGGTTGCGTTCCCGACGTCGGAAGAAGTAGAGACGCTATGGAACGAGCTTGTGGAGGGGGCAGAGGTGCTCATGCCGCTCGATACGTATGACTTCAGCGAGCGCTACGGCTGGTTAAAAGACAAACACGGTGTCTCTTGGCAAATCATGCATAGCGGCGGGATGGACATCCAGACGGTGACCCCATGCTTTTTGTTCGTCGGGGACGTCTTCGGGCGCGCTGAGGCGGCCATGAACGACTGGATTTCCATCTTCCCGGATTCGTACGTGTTGGAAGACCATCTGATCCGTTACGAGGCGACAGACGGACCGGAGTTGGAAGGGAAGCTCAATTACGCCCGCTTCGTCTTGTCCGGACGCGAGTTCGTCACCATGGACAGCGCGGAAAATCATCAATTCGCCTTCAACGAGATGCAGTCGCTGATCGCGTTTTGTGAGACACAAGCCGAGATTGATGACTACTGGGCCAAACTGTCGGCCGTCTCGGAAGCGGAACAGTGCGGCTGGCTCCAAGATCGTTATGGCGTCTCCTGGCAAATCGTGCCGTGGGAGATGGAAGAGATGCTGACGACCGGAACAAAGGAACAATTGGCACGAGTGACCGAGGCGTTCTTGCCGATGAAGAAAATCGACGTCAAGGCGTTACGAAACGTCTACTGA
- a CDS encoding YcxB family protein: protein MQIQYELTEDDYIRFNLSHIKRSKTGKRMLLLQRIIGPLIFLGAAFVLATWLQEMDWWLYGIYGVASILWFLYYPKYFERHVRKQTRRLIDERNNEGMIGPHTMNLDENGLRDLNEFGETRVSWAGIKEVVEEADYVYLYNSSVSAYILPKRGQDMEEVRRWLTIR, encoded by the coding sequence ATGCAGATTCAATATGAATTGACAGAAGACGACTATATCCGGTTCAACTTAAGTCATATTAAACGTTCGAAGACAGGAAAGCGAATGCTTCTCCTGCAGCGAATCATCGGACCACTTATCTTTTTAGGCGCTGCTTTTGTATTGGCGACATGGCTCCAAGAGATGGACTGGTGGTTGTATGGTATATACGGGGTCGCTAGTATTCTATGGTTCCTGTATTATCCGAAATACTTTGAACGGCACGTCAGGAAGCAGACGCGACGGCTCATTGACGAACGCAACAACGAGGGCATGATTGGGCCCCATACGATGAATTTGGACGAGAACGGTCTGCGTGATTTAAATGAGTTCGGCGAGACGCGGGTGTCTTGGGCCGGGATCAAAGAAGTCGTCGAGGAGGCCGATTACGTGTATCTATACAATTCCTCGGTCAGTGCCTATATCTTGCCGAAACGCGGGCAGGATATGGAAGAGGTGCGCCGATGGCTAACGATACGCTGA
- a CDS encoding MMPL family transporter, which yields MHKIIQWRWGILIGLIVLTVALFVMAPNLTKQAEQAGSFQLSEDMDSQRAQDILNAAGKSDKTISLVYEFETLGDAERADISRVIDEMKQNDTVVKDVLDPFESEETEAQLVSEDGRIVLVPITVEGSMEDINTFADDVRANILPEDETVYITGEEIINNDVNLSAQEGLKKTEIITVVLIFGLLLLVFRSIVTPFIPLIAVGFTYLLSQSFVAFFVDWFGFPVSNYTQIFLVAILFGIGTDYCILLLSRYKEELGAGHAIEDAIVNTYKTAGRTVLISGLAVFVGFAAIGFADFPIFKSAVAVAVGIAVLLLILFTVVPFFMATLKHRLFWPSKKAGEHHDSRLWEGFSRLSVNRPFVSILVVALITVPVLFTYDDARSFNTVDEIGDDYDSVRGLNLISEGFGQGESLPVQVILKQDGTLSETDIPYIEKFSSELENVDGVSGVRSVTRPTGDVIDDFYVDTQLEQVSAGLTEAETGLGDVQDGLAQVESGLNAVVGQLPAGSTNAGAPLAEAAAGLGQLNAQLGLIGQGLTATQNIPATVTQLGQVSAGLGQIEAGINEAATALTAQGAQAGELGTGLGQLAAGVGEANAGLAQIETGINEAAAFLSDLSSSDSLRDTGVYLPEGTLTSEEFAPAVERYVFDDGTATQLEVILEMDPYSPEAIDTVETVKATMDRVVTDTPFAEATIGYTGISSINSDLNETSTNDFNRTVAIMLVTLFLVLTVLFRSMVMPLYMIGSLLLTYYTSAAITELIFVEGLGYDGISWAVPFFGFVMLIALGIDYSIFLLDRFREESINGMTVRDALVHSMTKMGTVIMTAAVILAGTFGAMIPSGVLSLVQIATIVITGLLLYGLIVLPLLIPAITVSFGDGVWWPFKQKSKDRD from the coding sequence GTGCATAAAATCATCCAATGGCGCTGGGGCATCTTGATCGGTCTCATCGTCTTGACGGTTGCCTTGTTTGTGATGGCGCCGAACTTGACGAAGCAGGCCGAACAAGCCGGCAGCTTCCAATTATCAGAGGACATGGACTCGCAGCGGGCGCAGGACATCTTGAACGCCGCCGGGAAGAGCGATAAGACGATCTCGCTCGTCTATGAGTTCGAAACGCTCGGTGATGCCGAACGGGCCGATATTTCCCGGGTCATCGACGAGATGAAACAAAACGACACGGTCGTCAAAGACGTACTCGACCCGTTTGAAAGTGAAGAGACGGAAGCACAGCTCGTCTCGGAGGACGGCCGCATTGTGCTCGTCCCAATCACGGTCGAAGGGTCGATGGAAGACATCAACACCTTCGCGGACGACGTGCGGGCGAACATCCTCCCGGAAGACGAGACCGTCTACATCACAGGTGAAGAAATCATCAACAACGATGTGAACTTGAGTGCGCAGGAAGGCTTGAAGAAGACGGAAATCATCACGGTCGTGCTCATTTTCGGACTGCTCCTGCTCGTGTTCCGCTCAATCGTGACGCCGTTCATCCCGCTCATCGCGGTCGGATTCACGTATTTATTGAGCCAATCGTTCGTCGCATTCTTCGTCGATTGGTTTGGCTTCCCGGTCTCGAACTACACGCAGATTTTCCTCGTGGCCATCTTGTTCGGGATTGGAACTGACTATTGTATTTTGCTGCTCAGCCGGTATAAAGAAGAGCTCGGCGCGGGCCACGCGATTGAAGATGCCATCGTCAACACGTACAAGACAGCAGGGCGGACAGTCCTCATCAGCGGTCTTGCCGTGTTCGTCGGATTTGCGGCCATCGGTTTCGCCGATTTCCCAATCTTCAAATCAGCTGTCGCCGTCGCGGTCGGGATTGCCGTGCTCTTGCTCATTCTCTTCACGGTCGTGCCGTTCTTTATGGCGACGCTCAAGCATCGTTTGTTCTGGCCATCGAAGAAGGCGGGCGAACATCACGACAGCCGTCTCTGGGAAGGATTCAGCCGTCTGTCGGTCAATCGACCGTTCGTTTCGATTCTCGTCGTCGCGTTGATCACGGTACCGGTGTTGTTCACGTATGACGATGCCCGGTCGTTCAATACGGTCGATGAGATCGGTGACGATTATGATTCCGTACGCGGCCTCAACTTGATTTCAGAAGGATTCGGACAAGGGGAGTCGCTCCCGGTCCAAGTCATTTTGAAACAAGATGGCACGCTGTCCGAAACGGACATTCCGTACATCGAGAAATTCTCGAGTGAACTTGAAAACGTCGACGGGGTGAGCGGCGTCCGTTCCGTGACGCGTCCGACCGGTGACGTCATCGATGACTTTTACGTCGACACCCAGCTTGAACAAGTGAGCGCAGGACTGACGGAAGCCGAGACTGGTCTCGGTGACGTCCAGGACGGACTCGCGCAAGTCGAATCTGGGCTTAACGCCGTCGTTGGCCAATTGCCGGCCGGTTCAACGAATGCCGGCGCCCCGCTCGCGGAAGCGGCAGCGGGACTTGGTCAATTGAACGCTCAGCTTGGTCTGATTGGCCAAGGACTCACGGCGACGCAAAATATTCCTGCGACCGTAACGCAGCTCGGGCAAGTGTCGGCCGGTCTCGGTCAAATCGAGGCAGGCATTAACGAGGCAGCTACGGCATTGACGGCACAAGGCGCCCAAGCCGGAGAACTCGGAACGGGTCTCGGACAACTCGCCGCAGGAGTCGGTGAAGCGAACGCAGGGCTCGCTCAAATCGAGACTGGCATCAATGAAGCGGCAGCATTCCTATCAGACCTGAGTAGCTCGGACAGCCTGCGCGATACGGGCGTCTATCTACCGGAAGGGACGCTCACGTCAGAGGAGTTCGCTCCAGCTGTCGAGCGCTACGTGTTTGACGACGGGACGGCGACACAGCTCGAGGTCATCCTCGAGATGGACCCATATTCGCCGGAAGCGATTGACACGGTCGAGACCGTGAAAGCGACGATGGACCGGGTCGTCACCGATACGCCGTTCGCGGAGGCGACAATCGGATATACCGGTATCTCGAGCATTAACAGCGACTTGAATGAGACGTCGACGAACGACTTCAATCGGACGGTCGCCATCATGCTCGTGACGTTGTTCCTCGTCTTGACGGTGTTATTCCGCTCGATGGTCATGCCGCTCTATATGATCGGCTCGCTCTTACTGACGTATTACACGTCGGCGGCCATCACGGAGCTCATCTTCGTCGAAGGACTCGGTTATGACGGCATCAGTTGGGCTGTTCCGTTCTTCGGGTTCGTCATGTTGATCGCCCTCGGCATCGACTATTCGATTTTCCTGCTCGATCGGTTCCGCGAGGAGTCGATCAACGGGATGACGGTTCGCGATGCGCTCGTCCATTCGATGACGAAGATGGGGACGGTCATCATGACCGCGGCCGTCATCCTCGCCGGAACGTTCGGGGCGATGATTCCGTCTGGCGTGCTCAGTCTCGTCCAGATTGCGACAATTGTTATCACCGGACTGTTGTTATACGGATTGATTGTGTTGCCACTGCTCATCCCAGCGATCACCGTATCGTTCGGGGACGGGGTATGGTGGCCATTTAAACAAAAAAGTAAAGATAGAGACTAA
- a CDS encoding LTA synthase family protein yields the protein MKYLDYWSYLSLSLAKLFLFSLLTASAFDLPFLFINLATILMMTSWALLVKPQTRRWILFASLFLHSTLLISDVWYYRYFGNLLSVALLSDIGQMGDVRGGFLTLIQAPDFILFTDLLVYAAILVYMKRHPITESKRLGRRLAASGFLIGLIVFTVPTAVHYAEADHRKTPISNMREYYQFGFWGYHGLDTFRGLRDALNLGDDLTERERGQIEALATEPVEATADTNVIVVQLESFQTSVIGQTVNGQELTPNLNALRDEMLYFPNFYHQTHEGRTSDAEFTVNASLYPVQSGSVYTQYATNTFDALPEQLRRAGYDTAAMHAFDKEFWNRANFYEQIGYNHFFHQDDYPTKPVIGMAVGDKEFLTTSVDHLDTLDEPFYSFMVALTSHTPYEIPDEEKRLDLSGYDDSLLEDYYHTVHYSDAAVGLMVEQLKADEKWDNTLVVFYGDHDSGLTAAGDEMAVKADADSTVELFQLDRSVPLFIKPAGLERGQTVQASGGQVDLAPTILDLLGMTPTYMLGRSLLDDEPNLTVFRNGSFRYDDLYFVPDLTEPVGSGMCYSVETGDDLPLQACEPYIDEAAEQLRLSDTMIEKDALSDFTQHD from the coding sequence ATGAAATATCTCGATTATTGGAGTTATTTATCGCTCTCCCTCGCCAAGCTGTTCCTCTTCAGCCTGTTGACCGCGAGCGCGTTCGACCTACCTTTTCTATTCATCAACCTCGCGACCATCTTGATGATGACGAGTTGGGCGCTACTCGTAAAACCGCAGACACGTCGCTGGATTTTGTTCGCGTCGCTGTTTCTGCACAGCACGCTACTCATCTCGGACGTCTGGTATTACCGCTATTTCGGCAACTTGCTGTCGGTCGCCCTACTGTCTGATATCGGCCAGATGGGAGACGTCAGGGGCGGATTTTTGACATTGATTCAAGCACCCGACTTCATCTTGTTCACGGATTTGCTCGTCTACGCGGCTATCCTCGTCTATATGAAGCGACACCCCATCACGGAATCGAAACGCCTCGGTCGCCGTTTGGCAGCTTCCGGCTTTCTGATCGGCCTCATCGTCTTTACCGTTCCAACCGCCGTTCATTACGCCGAGGCAGACCATCGCAAGACCCCGATTTCGAATATGCGTGAGTATTATCAGTTCGGATTTTGGGGCTATCACGGGCTCGATACGTTCCGTGGCCTTCGCGACGCGTTGAACCTCGGTGACGACCTGACGGAACGGGAGCGCGGCCAAATCGAAGCGTTGGCGACCGAACCGGTCGAGGCTACAGCCGACACGAACGTCATCGTCGTTCAGCTCGAGTCGTTCCAAACGTCCGTGATCGGCCAGACCGTCAACGGTCAAGAACTGACCCCGAATTTGAATGCGCTTCGCGACGAGATGCTGTACTTCCCGAATTTTTATCATCAGACGCACGAGGGCCGGACGTCCGATGCGGAATTTACCGTCAACGCCTCGCTCTATCCCGTCCAATCGGGGTCGGTGTATACGCAATACGCCACGAACACGTTCGACGCCTTGCCGGAGCAATTACGGCGCGCTGGTTATGACACGGCCGCGATGCATGCATTCGACAAGGAGTTTTGGAACCGCGCCAACTTTTATGAGCAAATCGGCTACAACCATTTCTTCCATCAAGACGATTATCCGACGAAGCCTGTCATCGGGATGGCGGTCGGTGACAAGGAGTTCCTGACGACGTCAGTCGACCATTTGGACACGTTGGACGAGCCGTTTTATTCCTTCATGGTCGCGTTGACGAGCCATACGCCATATGAGATTCCGGACGAGGAGAAACGATTGGATTTGTCGGGGTACGACGACTCGCTCCTCGAGGACTATTACCACACAGTCCACTACAGCGATGCCGCCGTCGGTCTTATGGTCGAACAATTGAAAGCAGACGAGAAGTGGGACAACACCCTCGTCGTCTTTTATGGTGACCACGACAGCGGATTGACCGCTGCCGGTGACGAGATGGCCGTAAAAGCAGATGCCGACTCCACGGTCGAGTTGTTTCAGCTTGACCGCTCCGTCCCGTTATTCATCAAACCGGCCGGGCTCGAACGAGGTCAGACGGTGCAGGCGAGCGGCGGGCAAGTCGACCTGGCCCCGACCATCCTCGATTTGCTCGGGATGACACCGACGTATATGCTCGGACGCTCGCTCCTCGACGATGAGCCGAATTTGACCGTGTTCCGGAACGGCTCCTTCCGCTACGACGACCTCTATTTCGTCCCGGATTTGACGGAGCCGGTTGGCAGCGGCATGTGTTATTCGGTCGAGACCGGTGATGACTTGCCGCTTCAAGCATGTGAGCCGTATATTGACGAGGCCGCCGAACAGCTTCGCTTATCCGATACAATGATTGAGAAAGACGCCCTGTCCGACTTCACACAACACGACTAA
- the thiW gene encoding energy coupling factor transporter S component ThiW: MRIQQLTWMAMLIAIAVIGSLFISIPTGVARAYPIQHMVNVIAAVTVGPLGAVLVAFVTGLVRVMTGTGSLLAFPGGMIGALLAGLFYMKTSRVAFAAVGEVIGTGIIASLIAVPYAKILMGTEFGALFFFPAFLASSVTGAVLGWIVLARVKQLRPLTVKR, encoded by the coding sequence ATGCGTATTCAACAACTCACTTGGATGGCGATGCTCATCGCCATCGCTGTCATCGGTTCCCTGTTCATCTCGATCCCGACCGGTGTCGCCCGTGCCTACCCGATTCAACATATGGTGAATGTGATCGCCGCCGTCACCGTCGGGCCGCTCGGGGCTGTCCTCGTCGCGTTCGTGACCGGACTCGTCCGCGTCATGACCGGGACCGGGTCGCTCTTGGCCTTCCCGGGTGGCATGATTGGAGCGCTCCTAGCCGGTTTGTTTTATATGAAGACGAGCCGCGTCGCCTTCGCCGCAGTCGGTGAAGTCATCGGGACGGGAATCATCGCCTCGCTCATCGCCGTCCCGTATGCCAAAATCTTGATGGGGACGGAGTTCGGGGCGCTGTTCTTCTTCCCGGCCTTCCTTGCCTCGAGTGTGACTGGGGCCGTGCTCGGCTGGATCGTCTTGGCTCGGGTCAAGCAATTGCGACCGCTCACAGTGAAGCGATAA
- a CDS encoding GNAT family N-acetyltransferase, producing MDRVSVKALRLQDEALLYVFECENRTYFERSIPSRGDTYYEPESFHQALQQLLSEQTNGDGYYYLIWRDDTIVGRLNVHHTDADTGEVGYRVGAEHGGRGYATTALRQLLTFELPGFNRLRAETTSDNVASQHVLRGAGFIRDGEVRQMEWGGQTLTFYTYVYPLDR from the coding sequence ATGGATCGGGTAAGCGTAAAGGCGTTACGTCTTCAAGATGAGGCGTTGCTGTATGTGTTCGAGTGCGAGAATCGCACGTATTTCGAGCGTTCCATTCCGAGCCGAGGCGATACCTACTATGAGCCGGAATCATTCCATCAGGCGTTGCAGCAACTATTGAGCGAGCAGACGAACGGGGACGGGTACTATTACTTGATTTGGCGCGACGACACAATCGTCGGGCGTCTGAACGTTCATCATACCGATGCCGACACTGGCGAGGTCGGTTACCGGGTCGGAGCGGAGCATGGGGGACGCGGATATGCCACGACGGCCCTGCGACAATTGTTGACGTTCGAGTTGCCTGGATTCAATCGATTGAGAGCCGAGACGACGAGCGACAATGTGGCGTCCCAACACGTATTAAGGGGTGCCGGTTTTATCCGTGACGGCGAGGTACGACAGATGGAATGGGGAGGACAAACGCTGACGTTTTATACGTATGTATATCCACTCGACCGATGA
- a CDS encoding YfbM family protein encodes MGMVGAYMRVSVEELTALLQEPKRFEQLLEDEERQTDIDKAWHGLYFLLTGATDLNEIDRHSLGKAVFGGDVIDEETGIAYLMPGEVEDLSTRLQYIELEALEARYDVATMNEQELYPFEREWGLEEKQYLLDQFDELKRVFAQASRQREALVTWIG; translated from the coding sequence ATGGGGATGGTTGGCGCATACATGCGGGTATCGGTCGAAGAGTTGACAGCACTGCTTCAAGAGCCGAAGCGTTTCGAGCAACTGTTAGAAGATGAGGAACGACAGACCGATATCGATAAGGCGTGGCACGGTCTTTACTTTTTATTGACCGGGGCGACCGATTTGAACGAGATCGACCGTCATTCGCTCGGGAAGGCAGTCTTCGGAGGGGATGTCATCGACGAAGAGACGGGCATCGCCTATTTGATGCCGGGAGAAGTCGAGGACTTGTCGACCCGACTTCAATACATCGAGCTGGAGGCGCTAGAAGCGCGCTACGACGTCGCGACGATGAACGAGCAGGAACTGTACCCATTTGAACGGGAGTGGGGACTCGAGGAAAAACAGTACTTATTGGACCAGTTCGATGAGTTGAAACGTGTCTTCGCCCAGGCGTCGAGACAGCGGGAGGCGCTCGTCACATGGATCGGGTAA
- a CDS encoding MarR family winged helix-turn-helix transcriptional regulator: MKELMREAVQLFEEVMFQGAEHVIEAMDGDVWHDYSREQLQLLKLLEQFGPIQAGQLAQKQGVHKSAVSNRLKKLVDKELVVSRRGHDQRERLIELTESGRRVVEEADAAVYRYVESLLDGNIEETEIEQFVRTFRKIKQLLRIGEE, encoded by the coding sequence ATGAAAGAATTGATGCGGGAGGCCGTCCAGTTGTTCGAAGAGGTCATGTTCCAAGGTGCGGAGCATGTCATCGAGGCGATGGACGGTGACGTCTGGCATGACTATTCGCGGGAACAACTGCAGCTGCTCAAGCTGCTCGAACAGTTCGGTCCGATTCAAGCCGGCCAGTTGGCCCAAAAACAAGGAGTTCATAAGAGCGCCGTCTCCAACCGGTTAAAAAAGCTCGTCGACAAAGAGCTCGTCGTCAGTCGACGCGGGCATGACCAGCGCGAGCGGTTGATTGAGTTGACTGAATCAGGTCGTCGGGTCGTCGAAGAAGCGGATGCGGCCGTCTACCGTTACGTCGAATCGTTGCTCGACGGAAACATCGAAGAGACAGAAATCGAACAGTTCGTCCGGACGTTCCGGAAAATTAAACAGCTGCTTCGAATTGGGGAGGAATAA
- a CDS encoding GNAT family N-acetyltransferase, which translates to MANDTLMIQLVDDTNREAVIALTVASDQARFIETNAESLREMEVDIKYAWQCYALCRDDRPIGFMMIGAENKEERYVWLDRFMIDVTEQGKGIGSTCLQLAIQWIRERFDVDDLILSLHPTNEPAKRFYAKGGFVDSGLIDEANGEEIWVYHVKQGQPS; encoded by the coding sequence ATGGCTAACGATACGCTGATGATTCAACTCGTCGACGACACGAACCGGGAAGCTGTGATCGCGTTGACCGTTGCCTCTGACCAAGCTCGCTTTATCGAAACAAACGCCGAATCGCTCCGTGAAATGGAAGTCGACATCAAATACGCATGGCAATGTTATGCGCTCTGTCGAGACGATCGACCGATTGGTTTCATGATGATTGGGGCCGAGAATAAAGAGGAACGTTACGTCTGGCTCGATCGTTTTATGATTGATGTGACTGAGCAAGGAAAAGGCATCGGTTCAACATGTTTACAACTTGCGATTCAGTGGATACGAGAACGCTTCGATGTCGATGACCTCATCCTCAGTCTCCATCCGACGAATGAACCGGCGAAACGCTTCTATGCGAAGGGTGGATTTGTCGACAGTGGCCTAATCGATGAGGCGAATGGAGAAGAAATTTGGGTGTATCACGTCAAACAGGGACAGCCGTCATAA